In Streptomyces rapamycinicus NRRL 5491, the genomic stretch GTCGGTGGCGGCCGCGCGTGAACATGTGGACGCGGCGCCGATGCGCCGGTTCCTGCGGCAGTGGGCGTTGACCGTGGCGATCGAGCGCCACCCTGCCCGCGCGGCACGCCTGCGCGAGCTGGAGGCACGCGCCGCGCAGGTGGAGAATCTGACGGAGGCCCGCGCCATCGCTGCCGAGGTGTCTGCCATCCAGGCCGAGGCGGCGGACGAGGCGGGTATCGCCCGGCACGGGCTGGCGGGTGACCGGGTCGACCCGGCGCCCGAACCCGAGCTGGCCTCGAATCCGAGCGGACTCATCTCGACCGGCTAGGTGGTCAAAAACTGACAACTCCCTCGCTCACTGCGTGGGCTCACGGTTGTAGAGCTTCTTGGCCCACAGGTAGCCGCCCAGGGCGATCAGGGCGCACCAGCCGATGGCGAGCACCGCGTTGTTGCCGATCGGGGTGCCCATCAGCAGACCGCGCAGGGTCTCGATGAACGGCGTGAACGGCTGGTAGTCGGCGAACCACCGCAGCCCTGCGGGCATCGAGTCGGTGGGGGCGAATCCGCTGCCCATCATCGGCAGGATCATGAGCGGCGTCAGCATGTTACTCGCGGTGGCGACGCTCTTGGCCATGATGGCCAGCGCGACCGCAAGCCAGGTAAGCGCGAAGATGATCAGCACGAGCAGGCCGATCACGCCGAGCCATTCACTGAAGCCGGCGGTGGGCTCGAAGCCCACGAGCAGCGCGACGCCGGTGACGGCAGTCATGCTCAGCAGAGTCTGGGTCAGGCTGCCGAGCACATGGCCGGTGAGCACCGATACCCGGGCGATGGCCATCGTGCGGAACCGGGCGACGATCCCCTCGGTCATGTCGATGGCCACCGAGATCGCGGTGCCCTGGGCCGCGGTGGCCGCGGTCATCAGAATGACACCGGGGACGACGTAGCTGACGTACGTGTCCCGGCCGCCCGACGGCCCGCCGAGGCCGCTGCCGAGGATCCCGCCGAGTACGTAGACGAACAGCAGCAGGAACACCACCGGCACCCCGGCGGCGGTGAGGGTGAGCGTCGGGTAGCGCAGCATGTGCCGCAACTGGCGGCGCAGCATGGTGGCCGAGTCGGTGAAGGCGTGCGTGGCGGTGCTCATCGGGCGGGCTCCTGTTCCGCGACAGGGCCGCCCGTCAGCGTGAAGAAGACGTCGTCGAGGTCGGGGGTGTGGACCTGGAGCCCGTCCACGGTGAGCGAGGCGCGGTCGAGCCGGTCGAGGAGTGCGCGCAGCGACGGCACGTCGCCTCGGCCGGCGACCTGCAGGGTCAGGGCCTGATCGTTGCGGGACATCACGTCCAGCGTCCGTGCCGCGTCGGCGTGGTCGCGTGGGTCGGCGAAGTGCAGGGTGATGTGGCCGCCGCCGACCTGCCGCTTGAGTTCCTCCGCCGTGCCCTGCGCGACGAGCTTGCCCTGGTGCAACACCGCGATCCGGTCCGCGAGTTGGTCGGCCTCTTCCAGGTACTGCGTGGTGAGGAAGACCGTGACCCCCTTGTCGGCCACCAGGCGGCGGATGATCCCCCACATGGTCCGCCTGCTGCGCGGGTCGAGCCCGGTGGTCGGCTCGTCGAGGAAGATCACCCGCGGGCGGCCGACCAGGGTCATCGCGAGGTCGAGGCGGCGGCGCATCCCGCCGGAGTACGTCATCGCGGGCTTGCGGGCCGCGTCCGCGAGGTCGAACCGCGCGAGCAGGTCGGCGGCGCACCGCCGCCGTTCCGGGCGGGGCAGGTGGTGCAGGTCGGCCATCAGGAGCAGGTTCTCCTCGCCGGTGAGAAAGCCGTCCACCGCGGAGAACTGGCCGGTGACGCCGATCGCGGCTCGTACCGCGTCCGGGTCCCGGACCACATCGTGGCCGGCGACCCGCATTTCGCCGGCGTCGGCCCGGATCAGCGTGGAAAGGATCTGCACCATCGTGGTCTTGCCCGCGCCGTTCGGGCCGAGCAGTGCGAAGACCGATCCTGCGGGGATCTCGAGGTCGATGCCGTTCAGCACCACGTGGTCGCCGTACGCCTTGCGTACAGCGGTCGCCGAGAGGGCGGGGGGACCGAGGTCGGTGGTCATGGGGTTCGCTTCCGTCGATGGGCTGTCGGCAGCCGTACGACCTGCCTTCATAGCTCAGTAATAGTTTCGTTGCATGTGCCGATTCGTCAATCGCTGTTTGGTGAAGCAACGTCGTATATGCAGGTGGTTGCAGGTGGTTGCAGGTGAATCGTTGCATGGAGTGTGCCGAGTAATGCAACGAAGCGATCGTTGCATTAAGCTACCGGGACGTCGAACAGTGGAGGACGCCCCGATGCCCGGTGACCGACTCACGCTCCAGGACCGGCAGCAGATCGCCGCAGGACTGCGCGAGGGGCTGACCTATGCCGCCATCGGCCGTCGCATCGGGCGGCCGACCTCGACCGTCACCCGCGAGGTGATGCGCAATGGCGGGCCGCGCGGCTACCACGCCGAGGCGGCGCACCAAGTGGGCGCAGGGCAAACCCGTCAGCGCAGGACCCCCGCGCTGGCGACCTCACCGGGAAGGTCCGACCTCGGCGGGCGCGATCCGCGGCTCGTGGACGAGGTGGGCGCGCAGAGCGTAGAGCTGATGATTCAGGCCGGGCTCCCGCAGATGATGGCCAGGGTGCTCGCCGCGCTGTTCACCACCGACAGCGGCAGCCTCACCTCTGCGGACCTCGTGCGACGCCTGCAGGTCAGTCCCGCCTCCGTCTCCAAGGCCATCGGCTACTTGGAGAGCCAGGCACTCATCAAGCGCGAACGCGACCCCCGCAGCCGCGCCGAACGCTACGCCATCGAAGACGACGCTGTGTTCACATCCATCATGGCCAGCGCGCGCAGCCAGACCCGGATCGCCGAAGCCTGCGCGGCCGGAGCCCGGAAGCTTGGCGTCACCACCCCTGCTGGCGCCCGACTGGAGAACACGAGCCAGTTCCTCCACCACGTCATCGACGACCTGGTCCGCTCGGCCAAGCACTGGCACAAGATCTACTCCACCCGCCCTCGGCAGACATCCGAAACCGACTGAGCGGGTGACGCTGGCCGCAGGCCTCGCCGCACCGCCTCCGTCACGATGTCCACCGTCACGCTTGACGGACCTGTTCTCTCATAACTCCGACCAGGTAGCGCGTAGCGCTGCGTGATTCCCGGACGTCTGAAACACCTTCATGAAACGATCCGGGGTCGTGAGCGACGACTGTCGGCCGCGATCGCCCGCGCGGTCAGCTCGACGACGTGCGTGCTGGCGTTGCGCAGGCTGGCCACTCGGCCATTGCGCGCCGCCACCGCGTCGGCGAGTTCCTCCAGCAGCTGCGTCCATTCCACGCCCTACACAACGCCACCGCCGCGAAAGGGTGACGCCGTGCCGCTCCAGCGCCGTCCATCAGGGAGGAACAGGTCGATCGCTCCGGCCGGGCAGACGTGGCGACTGGGTCGGGGGGATCCGGCCAGCCTATCCCTGGAACCGGCTGGACATATCAGGTACACGCTCCTGACCAGCGGCGATAGCAATCTGCGACTGGAGTACTAGCCTCGCCGTTTCGCTTGGGGCGATGAGGCTTCGCTGATCGTCAGCGGTTGAGTGGGCGGGGTGGTTTCGTTGCTTTGGGCATGACGGGGTCCCGGCGCGGTGGTCGGGTTCTCCGGGGTCCTTCGGGTCGTGGGCGGGCAGGGGCGGTTGGCCGGTCAGCCGACTGGGCGGGGCAGTGCGGCGAGGCGGCGGAAGGCCGTGGCCAGTTCGTGTCTCCAGGGCCAGGTCACCGATATCCGCAAGCGCAGGCGTCGGCCCCCGCGGGTAAGGCGGGCGGCGACATGCAGCAGCCGGTAGCGGAGCTTCTTCGGTTCGGCAGCCGCGAGTTCGCCGTCCAGGAGCAGGATGCGGGTCCAGGCCAGCAGGTCGATCGCTGTGAGGCTGAGTTCGAGCCAGACGGCATTGATGCCGAAGTCTCGGGAGGGGAAGCGGCCGAATCCGGTGGTCTTGCCGCACCGGATGTGGTCCTCGACGGTGGCATGCCCGCGGTGACGGACCTCGAGGAACTGGGCGGAGCCGCCGCCGGAGTAGGGGGTGTCGGTGAGGAACACCTGGTGGCGCAGGCCCTCGTCCTGGTCGAACAGGGACAGTTGGGCTCCGGGGTGCGGCCGCTCGCGGCGCACGATGATGCGGGTGCCGGCCGGGTAGCCGTTCAGGTCGACTATGCCGGTCAGCTCGGCGATCTCGGCGCCATCACGCATGGTCCCGTCCTGGTCCAGGGCGGGATGCCAGAGGCGGTCGGGAATGGCCCGGACAGCGCGGCGGACCGGTTCGGTGATGGCGTATCCGACCGAGAAGGAGGTACGGATTCCTCGTTTCCGCACGTCGCGGACGTGGGTGAGGAAGGCTTTCGAGGATCCGGCGCTGTCGGTGCGGACGAGGATGTCGGTGCCGTGCCGGTGGGCGTCGGGGATCTGCGCGAGCGCCTGGTCGAGCACCGTGATGTGGTCGCTCGCGGTGTTGGCACCGGCGTTCCCGGGCCGCAGCCGGCCGGACATGGCCTCGCCGGTGTTGGCCAGGAAGCACAGCAGCGGGTGGTAGCCGAAGCCGCCCTTGTAGGTGGGTGCGGCCTGCTCTTTCTCGGAGTGGCAGGTGACCAGCGTGGCGTCGAGGTCCAGGACCAGACCGGGCAGCACGCGACCCGCGGCACGGACTGCGGGAATGCTTTCACTGTGTTCGGCGGCCTGCAGCCAGGCGGCTTCCCGGGCCTGGGCACGGGCCGAGCGCAGAGAAGACAGTGCCCGCTCGGCAACGTCGGCGAGCAGCCGCCAGGCCGTCGGTGTCGAGGCGACGGGGCCGAACACCTCGGCCTGGTCCCGCAGTACGGCCAGATCTGTGATGGTCTCGCCGCCATCGGCGAGCATCACCGCGAGATCGGTGATGATCCTGCCCGGATCATGTCCGGTCCCGCGCGGGCGAAGCGACCGCAACGCGGTGGAGTACGCGGCGGTCAGCCCGGTGGCATCGGCAAGATCCGCCAGCAACCGTGCTCCGGCATGACCGACCACCCCCGAACCATCGGTGCTGACATGAACCCGGGGACGCAAGATAGCCTGCACGTAGAAAGTGCCCTCCGCTTGGACCGACAGAACCCCTCAGCAAGGTTCATCGTCCCAGGTCAGGAAGGCACTTTCGCATTTCTGCCCCATCACCCGCCGTACCCTAGCGAAACGGCGAGGCTAGGCTTTTCATGGCCGAGTCCCGCTCTCGACCCGAGGATCTTCTTGCCCTCCGCTCACTCACCTCAGGACAATCCGTTCTCCGTGGCCCTGCGCCAGATCGCGGCGCGGGCCGCCGCTCCCGAGAGAGGGCTGTCGGTCCGCCAGCTCGAGGCGGTCTCCGGACTTGGCCGGTCCACGATCAACGACTGGCTGACCGGGCGGAGCCTACCGCGTAACTGGCACGACGGGGCGGCCGCGGTCGTCGAGGCCGTGATTCGCCTCGCCGAGCAGTACGGCAACGCGTTCGCCGACGCCGATGAGGTCCGCGCTCGCTGCCAGGCGGCGTATGGCCAGGCGAAGGACGAGGGGCCCTCGGCACCTCCCACGCCCGGCGACGAACCCGCCGTGCCACGTTTGGCGGTTGCGCCCCCCCGTCGGCCGTCTGCCCGTGGTCCGTGGACGCGATGAGCTCCTGGACGGGCTCGGCGAGCTCGCGTTCGCGGGTCCGGGGGAGGCGGTGGTGGTGCTCGCCGGGATGGGAGGCGTCGGCAAGAGCACGGGTCGCGCTGGAGTTGTCCCGCCGAGCCACCGAGCATGGCCTGCGGGTGTGGTGGGTGGATGCCGCGAGCCAGTCCGCCCTCCACGGCGGGATGATCACGGTGGCCGCCGAGCTCGGCGCGAGCGAACGGGAACAGCGCGCCGCCGCGGCTTCGGCGGCGGCCGCCCTGGAGCTCGTCTGGGGCCAGCTGCACGCCGCCCCCTGGAAGTGGCTGCTCATCCTCGACAACGCGGACGATTCCGCGGTCCTGGCGCCGGATGGCGACCTCACCGGCGGCACCGGCTGGGTCCGCCCGAGTGTCGCGGGCGTCACCGTGGTGACCAGCCGGATCACCGACGAGGCCAGGTGGGGGAACCACACAAGCCGGTTTGCAGGTCGCCGCACGTCGCATCTGTGATCGGGAACACGCGGCTTTGGCGAGACGCAAGCGGAGTGCGATTAACTCCCAGATGTCGCGGTGGCACAGCAGGCTGGCGGAGGAGACGCGGGCCGTTGTCTTGAGCAGGGCACTGTGCTCCGTGCTCACCTCGGTGAGCGCGGTCTCGGCGGTGGTATCGGGCCGGGACCGCAGCTCCTCGACTGCGGCGCGCATGTCAGCGATATCCCGCTGCAGGGCGGCGAGTTGGGACCGGGCTTCCTCCAGGGCGGTGCCCAGTTCCTCCTTGATCACCCCGGCTGCTTCGCGTAGCCGGTCCGGTACACCCTGCTGGTCACTGGCCGGGCCGTCGCCGTTGCTGTCCGGGGTGGTGAGCGTGGTGAGCACGGGGGCGAGTTCATCGGTGAGGACCTCGCGGACGGCCTGCCGGACTGCGTCGACCGACAGTGCTGGGCTGGGCGAGGAGTCCTGATCGGCGGTACGGGGCGCCGGGATCGGGATGTGGGCCCGGCCCTCTTCCGCGTGTTGGTCGGGCTCGGCGACGGTGGTGACTGGTGCAGGCACGGGACTGGTGCTGTCGTCCTCGGTACCGGATGCCTCCTGGAGGTCCGCGGCGGTGGAGGGTGGGGTGGTGAGCGAGGGCGGTGCAGCAGGGGTGAGGTCCGCGAGCACGACGCGCACCTCCCGCAATTCGGCGCGCAGTTGGGCGACGACGTCGTGGACGGCGGTGTTGAGCGCTTCTCCGTTGGAGTTCAGCCTGTTGTAGACGTCGCGGAAGTTCGCGCGCATTCGGCCCAGCTCGTCGACCGGTGAGGTCTAGCGGCTGCGGATCGAACGAGGGCAGCGGGCACCACGGCGCCGGGATCTGATTCAGTCTTTACCGCCGCGTTGCGGTATTGCCGGGGCGAGGACCCGACTTCACGCCGGAACGCTGTGCTGAAGGAGCTTTCAGATTCATAGCCCGTTGCAGCTGCTAGTTCAGAGTTGGACAAACTACCGTTGCGCAGAGCGTCTCGGGCCAGGGTCATTCGCCATTTGATCAAGTAGGTCAACGGGGGGACACCCACTTTGGCCTTGAACGCTGCGGCAAACACTGATCGTGACATCTGACCGATCTCAGCGAGTTCGGCGAG encodes the following:
- a CDS encoding ABC transporter permease; amino-acid sequence: MSTATHAFTDSATMLRRQLRHMLRYPTLTLTAAGVPVVFLLLFVYVLGGILGSGLGGPSGGRDTYVSYVVPGVILMTAATAAQGTAISVAIDMTEGIVARFRTMAIARVSVLTGHVLGSLTQTLLSMTAVTGVALLVGFEPTAGFSEWLGVIGLLVLIIFALTWLAVALAIMAKSVATASNMLTPLMILPMMGSGFAPTDSMPAGLRWFADYQPFTPFIETLRGLLMGTPIGNNAVLAIGWCALIALGGYLWAKKLYNREPTQ
- a CDS encoding ATP-binding cassette domain-containing protein, which produces MTTDLGPPALSATAVRKAYGDHVVLNGIDLEIPAGSVFALLGPNGAGKTTMVQILSTLIRADAGEMRVAGHDVVRDPDAVRAAIGVTGQFSAVDGFLTGEENLLLMADLHHLPRPERRRCAADLLARFDLADAARKPAMTYSGGMRRRLDLAMTLVGRPRVIFLDEPTTGLDPRSRRTMWGIIRRLVADKGVTVFLTTQYLEEADQLADRIAVLHQGKLVAQGTAEELKRQVGGGHITLHFADPRDHADAARTLDVMSRNDQALTLQVAGRGDVPSLRALLDRLDRASLTVDGLQVHTPDLDDVFFTLTGGPVAEQEPAR
- a CDS encoding GbsR/MarR family transcriptional regulator gives rise to the protein MPGDRLTLQDRQQIAAGLREGLTYAAIGRRIGRPTSTVTREVMRNGGPRGYHAEAAHQVGAGQTRQRRTPALATSPGRSDLGGRDPRLVDEVGAQSVELMIQAGLPQMMARVLAALFTTDSGSLTSADLVRRLQVSPASVSKAIGYLESQALIKRERDPRSRAERYAIEDDAVFTSIMASARSQTRIAEACAAGARKLGVTTPAGARLENTSQFLHHVIDDLVRSAKHWHKIYSTRPRQTSETD
- a CDS encoding IS1380 family transposase codes for the protein MSVQAEGTFYVQAILRPRVHVSTDGSGVVGHAGARLLADLADATGLTAAYSTALRSLRPRGTGHDPGRIITDLAVMLADGGETITDLAVLRDQAEVFGPVASTPTAWRLLADVAERALSSLRSARAQAREAAWLQAAEHSESIPAVRAAGRVLPGLVLDLDATLVTCHSEKEQAAPTYKGGFGYHPLLCFLANTGEAMSGRLRPGNAGANTASDHITVLDQALAQIPDAHRHGTDILVRTDSAGSSKAFLTHVRDVRKRGIRTSFSVGYAITEPVRRAVRAIPDRLWHPALDQDGTMRDGAEIAELTGIVDLNGYPAGTRIIVRRERPHPGAQLSLFDQDEGLRHQVFLTDTPYSGGGSAQFLEVRHRGHATVEDHIRCGKTTGFGRFPSRDFGINAVWLELSLTAIDLLAWTRILLLDGELAAAEPKKLRYRLLHVAARLTRGGRRLRLRISVTWPWRHELATAFRRLAALPRPVG
- a CDS encoding helix-turn-helix domain-containing protein; this translates as MPSAHSPQDNPFSVALRQIAARAAAPERGLSVRQLEAVSGLGRSTINDWLTGRSLPRNWHDGAAAVVEAVIRLAEQYGNAFADADEVRARCQAAYGQAKDEGPSAPPTPGDEPAVPRLAVAPPRRPSARGPWTR